From Gemmatimonadota bacterium, the proteins below share one genomic window:
- a CDS encoding glycine hydroxymethyltransferase, producing the protein MSSPLANYLSQNPTPNPGFVAYLASLEQVASISPDVAKNIVGELADQRSNLKMIASENYCSLPTQLAMGNLLTDKYAEGIPDHRFYAGCDNVDAIESQAAKLACDLFGADHAYVQPHSGADANMVAFWAILSGRVQDVALEKIGEKSPFDLSAEAWDALRKQLGNQKLLGLDLSSGGHLTHGYRINVSGRMFEAHEYSVNKESGLIDYDEVRDQARAVKPLILLAGYSAYPRKINFRIFREIADEVGAVFMVDMAHFSGLVAGKVFAGDFDPVAQAHVVSTTTHKTLRGPRGGMVLCTEEFAEQVDKGCPMVLGGPLPHVMAAKAVAFQEASTPEFQAYAARIVDNAQVLAQACIDAGLAVLTGGTDNHLLRIDVTPFNLTGRQAETLLRDAGITLNRNTIPFDPNGPWYTSGLRVGTPALTTLGMGAEEMREIGAVMGNVLTHARPLRFTKGRSAGQFSKVQYRVQDGVLEDAQQRIANLLERFPVYPELDLAYLQKAFG; encoded by the coding sequence ATGTCCAGCCCTCTTGCCAACTATCTGTCTCAAAATCCCACCCCGAATCCCGGATTTGTCGCCTATTTGGCCTCGCTGGAACAGGTCGCCTCTATATCGCCCGATGTGGCAAAAAATATCGTAGGCGAGTTGGCCGACCAGCGTTCGAATCTCAAGATGATTGCGAGCGAGAATTATTGTTCTTTGCCCACGCAACTGGCTATGGGCAATTTGCTGACTGACAAATACGCCGAGGGAATTCCCGATCACCGCTTTTACGCCGGTTGTGATAATGTAGATGCGATCGAAAGCCAGGCTGCAAAACTGGCGTGCGATCTCTTTGGCGCGGATCACGCTTATGTTCAACCCCATTCGGGTGCAGATGCCAATATGGTCGCTTTTTGGGCAATTCTTTCGGGGCGTGTTCAGGATGTCGCACTGGAAAAAATAGGGGAAAAATCGCCGTTTGATCTCTCGGCTGAAGCATGGGACGCGCTTCGCAAACAATTGGGCAATCAAAAGCTCCTGGGACTGGATCTTTCATCTGGGGGGCATCTCACGCACGGCTATCGCATCAATGTGTCCGGGCGTATGTTTGAGGCGCATGAGTACTCCGTAAATAAAGAATCTGGCCTGATTGACTACGATGAAGTCCGAGATCAGGCCAGAGCGGTCAAACCTTTGATTCTTTTAGCGGGTTATAGTGCTTATCCGCGCAAAATTAATTTCCGTATTTTCCGGGAAATCGCCGATGAAGTGGGGGCTGTTTTTATGGTAGATATGGCGCATTTTTCCGGATTGGTGGCCGGTAAAGTTTTTGCGGGTGATTTTGATCCGGTTGCCCAGGCCCATGTCGTTTCGACAACCACACACAAAACCCTGCGCGGTCCCAGAGGGGGTATGGTTTTGTGTACGGAAGAATTTGCCGAACAGGTCGATAAGGGCTGCCCAATGGTGCTCGGCGGTCCACTGCCTCATGTGATGGCGGCCAAAGCTGTCGCGTTTCAGGAAGCGAGTACGCCCGAGTTTCAAGCGTATGCTGCAAGAATTGTCGATAATGCCCAGGTGCTCGCACAGGCATGTATAGACGCGGGTCTCGCGGTTCTCACAGGGGGTACTGATAATCACCTACTTCGAATCGACGTTACCCCCTTTAATCTTACGGGGCGCCAGGCCGAAACCCTGCTCCGCGATGCCGGGATTACGCTGAATAGAAATACCATTCCCTTTGATCCCAACGGTCCATGGTACACCAGTGGTCTCAGGGTGGGCACTCCGGCGCTTACGACGCTTGGCATGGGGGCAGAAGAGATGCGAGAGATCGGCGCGGTCATGGGCAATGTGCTCACCCATGCACGGCCATTGCGGTTCACGAAGGGCAGAAGTGCGGGCCAGTTTAGCAAGGTCCAATACAGAGTACAGGATGGTGTGCTCGAAGACGCCCAACAGAGGATCGCCAATCTTCTCGAGCGATTCCCGGTTTATCCCGAACTCGATCTGGCGTATTTGCAAAAGGCGTTTGGTTAG